In Paractinoplanes brasiliensis, the following proteins share a genomic window:
- a CDS encoding cation-translocating P-type ATPase: MRWHALPVAEAVTEFGVDPVRGLTAAEAERRRDEYGPNQLAETPREPRWRAFARQFQDLLIIILLLAAVVSLLVSREWETPIAIALVVLLNATIGFVQESRAEAALDALRKLSVTTATVRRDGRVLRLDAGELVPGDVVLLDAGDRVPADGRLLTSASLEVQESMLTGEAQPVAKSSGATVDEDASLGDRLTVVHMNTEVTRGRGEMVVTATGMRTETGRIADLLHQAEPGPTPLQRQIDKLSRTLAVIAGAVIAVVFVLGLIRGQEFDELFVSAVSLAVAAIPEGLPAVVAFTLAMGTGRLARRGAIVKRLASVETLGSTSQICTDKTGTLTLNQMTARELVLAGRRFTVSGEGYATDGRIRTTDGSKLPATLDQALHGMALCSEAVIRDGEVVGDPTEGALVVLAEKGGVDVTALREQTPRLLEIPFDSDYKFMATFHAWTDDDGQEVVRCFVKGAPDVLAARADRYLGGDDITPFDDAARERYEQANASLAAQGMRVMAIGIEDFPVRDFAAPDDPKQMLDRLVLVALVGIVDPPRPEARQAIAECRDAGIRVRMLTGDHGVTAGAIAGELGIPGEAVTGADLDAIEDDKALAARLDEVGVVARVSPSHKIRIVRALQDRGEVVAMTGDGVNDAPALRKADIGVAMGVTGTEVTKEAATMVLTDDNFATIVSAVREGRGVYANIVNFTRFQVSTALGFVMTFLVASLTGIAGGAPFTALQILFVNLVMDGPPAMSLGIDPVSPDAMKQSPRRHDEHILNRKRLIRILLASLVMATGTLAVLVWAPGPAPELGEATVAGTMAFVTFVLFQAFNLLNVRHDTRSVFSQETLTNRSAFAATGVVVLLLVLLVEMDVLHGLFATTDLTSGQWLTCAGVASTILVAGEIVKAFLRRSSRSR; encoded by the coding sequence ATGAGATGGCACGCCCTTCCGGTGGCCGAGGCCGTAACCGAGTTCGGCGTCGATCCCGTACGGGGTCTGACGGCCGCCGAGGCGGAGCGCCGGCGCGACGAGTACGGTCCGAACCAGCTCGCCGAGACGCCGAGGGAGCCGCGCTGGCGGGCCTTCGCGCGTCAGTTCCAGGACCTGCTGATCATCATCCTGCTGCTCGCCGCGGTGGTGTCCCTGCTGGTCAGCCGGGAGTGGGAGACGCCGATCGCGATCGCGCTGGTGGTCCTGCTCAACGCCACCATCGGTTTCGTGCAGGAGTCCCGGGCCGAGGCGGCCCTCGACGCGCTGCGCAAGCTGAGTGTGACCACCGCGACCGTACGCCGTGACGGACGTGTCCTGCGCCTCGACGCCGGCGAGCTGGTTCCCGGCGACGTGGTGCTGCTCGATGCCGGCGACCGCGTGCCGGCGGACGGGCGGTTGCTGACGTCGGCCTCGCTGGAGGTTCAGGAGTCGATGCTGACCGGCGAGGCGCAGCCGGTGGCCAAGTCGTCCGGAGCGACGGTCGACGAGGACGCGTCGCTGGGCGACCGGTTGACCGTCGTCCACATGAACACGGAGGTCACCCGGGGCCGGGGCGAGATGGTGGTGACCGCCACCGGGATGCGCACCGAGACCGGCCGCATCGCCGATCTGCTGCACCAGGCCGAGCCCGGCCCGACGCCGCTGCAGCGGCAGATCGACAAGCTCAGCCGTACGCTGGCCGTCATCGCCGGCGCGGTGATCGCGGTGGTGTTCGTCCTCGGGCTGATCCGCGGGCAGGAGTTCGACGAGCTGTTCGTCAGCGCCGTGTCGCTGGCCGTGGCCGCCATCCCCGAGGGCCTGCCCGCGGTGGTGGCGTTCACCCTGGCCATGGGCACCGGCCGGCTGGCGCGGCGCGGCGCCATCGTCAAACGGCTCGCCTCCGTCGAGACGCTGGGCAGCACCTCGCAGATCTGCACCGACAAGACCGGCACGCTGACCCTCAACCAGATGACCGCCCGCGAGCTGGTGCTGGCGGGCCGGCGCTTCACGGTCTCGGGCGAGGGATACGCCACCGACGGACGGATCCGCACCACCGACGGCTCCAAGCTGCCGGCGACCCTCGACCAGGCCCTGCACGGCATGGCGCTGTGCAGCGAGGCGGTGATCCGCGACGGCGAGGTGGTGGGCGACCCCACCGAGGGCGCGCTGGTGGTGCTGGCCGAGAAGGGCGGCGTCGACGTCACGGCGCTGCGCGAGCAGACCCCGAGACTGCTCGAGATCCCGTTCGACTCCGACTACAAGTTCATGGCTACCTTCCACGCGTGGACCGACGACGACGGGCAGGAGGTCGTCCGCTGCTTCGTCAAAGGCGCGCCCGACGTGCTCGCGGCCCGCGCCGACCGCTACCTCGGCGGTGACGACATCACGCCGTTCGACGACGCCGCCCGCGAGCGTTACGAGCAGGCGAACGCCTCACTGGCGGCCCAGGGCATGCGCGTCATGGCCATCGGGATCGAAGATTTCCCCGTACGGGATTTCGCCGCCCCCGACGACCCGAAGCAGATGCTCGACCGCCTCGTGCTGGTCGCGCTCGTCGGCATCGTCGACCCGCCCCGCCCCGAGGCGCGGCAGGCCATCGCCGAGTGCCGGGACGCCGGGATCCGCGTCCGGATGCTCACCGGCGACCACGGGGTCACCGCCGGGGCGATCGCCGGCGAGCTGGGCATCCCGGGCGAGGCGGTCACCGGCGCCGACCTCGACGCCATCGAAGACGACAAGGCGCTGGCGGCCCGGCTCGACGAGGTGGGCGTCGTCGCCCGGGTGTCGCCCAGCCACAAGATCCGGATCGTCCGCGCGCTGCAGGACCGCGGCGAGGTGGTCGCCATGACCGGCGACGGCGTCAACGACGCGCCGGCGCTGCGCAAGGCCGACATCGGCGTCGCGATGGGGGTGACCGGCACCGAGGTCACCAAGGAAGCGGCCACCATGGTGCTCACCGACGACAACTTCGCCACCATCGTCTCCGCGGTCCGTGAGGGCCGCGGCGTGTACGCCAACATCGTCAACTTCACCCGCTTCCAGGTGTCGACAGCGCTCGGCTTCGTCATGACCTTCCTGGTCGCCTCGCTCACCGGCATCGCCGGCGGCGCGCCGTTCACCGCCCTGCAGATCCTCTTCGTCAACCTGGTGATGGACGGGCCGCCCGCGATGTCGCTCGGCATCGACCCGGTCAGCCCGGACGCGATGAAACAGTCGCCCCGCCGGCACGACGAACACATCCTGAACCGCAAACGCCTGATCCGTATCCTGCTGGCCAGCCTCGTGATGGCCACGGGCACGCTTGCCGTGCTGGTCTGGGCGCCCGGCCCGGCGCCGGAACTGGGTGAGGCCACCGTCGCGGGCACCATGGCGTTCGTGACGTTCGTGCTGTTCCAGGCGTTCAACCTGCTCAACGTGCGGCACGACACCCGCAGCGTGTTCAGCCAAGAGACGCTGACCAACCGTTCCGCGTTCGCCGCCACCGGCGTCGTCGTGCTCCTGCTCGTGCTGCTCGTCGAGATGGACGTGCTGCACGGCCTCTTCGCCACCACCGATCTGACCTCCG